From Oncorhynchus tshawytscha isolate Ot180627B linkage group LG27, Otsh_v2.0, whole genome shotgun sequence, a single genomic window includes:
- the LOC112226089 gene encoding hemoglobin subunit beta: MVDWTDAERSAIVGLWGKISVDEIGPQALARLLIVSPWTQRHFSTFGNLSTPAAIMGNPAVAKHGKTVMHGLDRAVQNLDDIKNTYAALSVMHSEKLHVDPDNFRLLADCITVCVAAKLGPVVFSADIQEAFQKFLAVVVSALGRQYH; encoded by the exons ATGGTCGACTGGACAGATGCTGAGCGCAGTGCCATCGTCGGCCTGTGGGGAAAGATCAGCGTGGATGAGATCGGACCCCAGGCCCTGGCCAG aCTTCTGATCGTGTCTCCATGGACTCAGAGGCACTTCAGCACCTTCGGCAACCTGTCCACACCCGCTGCCATCATGGGTAACCCCGCCGTGGCCAAGCACGGAAAGACCGTGATGCACGGACTGGACAGAGCTGTGCAGAACCTGGATGACATCAAGAACACCTATGCTGCACTGAGTGTGATGCACTCCGAGAAACTGCACGTGGATCCCGACAACTTCAGG CTCCTTGCCGACTGCATCACCGTGTGCGTGGCCGCCAAGCTCGGTCCCGTCGTTTTCAGTGCTGATATTCAGGAAGCCTTCCAGAAGTTCCTGGCTGTCGTTGTGTCCGCTCTTGGCAGACAGTATCACTAG
- the LOC112226095 gene encoding hemoglobin subunit alpha-4 translates to MSLSAKDKANVKAIWGKILPKSDEIGDQALSRMLVVYPQTKAYFSHWASVAPGSAPVKKHGITIMNQIDECVGNLDDLFGFLTKLSELHATKLRVDPTNFKILAHNLIVVVAAYFPAEFTPEIHLSVDKFLQQLALALAEKYR, encoded by the exons ATGAGTCTCTCAGCCAAGGACAAAGCTAACGTGAAGGCCATCTGGGGCAAGATCCTCCCTAAATCCGATGAGATTGGAGACCAGGCTCTTTCCAG GATGCTCGTCGTCTACCCCCAGACCAAGGCCTacttctcccactgggcttcgGTGGCCCCCGGTTCCGCTCCAGTGAAGAAGCACGGCATCACCATCATGAATCAGATCGATGAATGTGTTGGCAACTTGGACGACCTTTTTGGTTTCTTGACCAAGCTCAGTGAACTGCACGCCACCAAGCTGAGGGTGGACCCCACCAACTTCAAG ATCCTGGCTCACAACCTGATTGTGGTCGTTGCCGCCTACTTCCCCGCCGAATTCACCCCCGAGATCCATTTGTCCGTGGACAAGTTCCTGCAGCAACTGGCTCTGGCCCTGGCGGAGAAGTACCGCTAA